In the Acomys russatus chromosome 13, mAcoRus1.1, whole genome shotgun sequence genome, one interval contains:
- the LOC127197093 gene encoding prefoldin subunit 5-like encodes MAQSINLTELNLPQLEMLKNQLDQEVEFLSTSLAQLKVVQTKYVEAKDCLNVLTKSNEGKELLVSLTSSMYVWGKLHDVEHVLIDVGTGYYVEKTTEDAKDFFKRKIDFLTKQMEKIQPALQEKHAMKQAVLDLMSHKIQQITARGAAQATAKA; translated from the coding sequence ATGGCGCAGTCGATTAACCTCACGGAGCTGAATCTGCCTCAACTGGAAATGCTCAAGAACCAGCTGGACCAGGAAGTGGAGTTTTTGTCCACGTCCCTTGCTCAGCTCAAAGTGGTCCAGACCAAATACGTGGAAGCCAAGGACTGTCTGAACGTGCTGACCAAGAGCAACGAGGGAAAAGAATTACTGGTCTCACTGACAAGTTCTATGTATGTCTGGGGGAAGCTACATGATGTGGAACATGTACTCATCGATGTGGGGACTGGCTACTATGTGGAGAAGACGACTGAGGATGCCAAGGACTTCTTCAAAAGGAAGATAGACTTCCTTACGAAGCAGATGGAGAAAATCCAGCCAGCTCTTCAGGAAAAGCACGCCATGAAGCaagctgtcttggacttgatgAGCCATAAGATTCAGCAGATCACAGCCCGGGGCGCAGCTCAGGCCACTGCCAAGGCATGA